Proteins encoded within one genomic window of Granulicella pectinivorans:
- a CDS encoding GNAT family N-acetyltransferase — MLNIRSASSNDTDDIWRILEPVFRAGETYTLPTDITRDEATAYWFAAGNRVFVAEEDGHVLGTYYLRANQRGGGSHVCNCGYMTAAHATGRGVARTMCLHSMEQARKAGFRAMQFNFVVSTNERAVKLWQSLNFEIVGRLQAAFQHPSQGFVDALVMFAPL; from the coding sequence ATGTTGAACATTCGCTCGGCGAGCAGCAACGACACCGATGATATCTGGCGGATCCTTGAGCCGGTCTTTCGGGCTGGCGAGACGTACACTCTTCCGACAGACATCACCCGTGACGAGGCGACTGCCTACTGGTTCGCGGCCGGCAATCGTGTTTTCGTCGCAGAGGAAGATGGCCACGTGCTCGGCACCTACTACCTTCGCGCCAACCAGCGTGGCGGCGGTTCACACGTCTGCAATTGCGGCTACATGACCGCAGCGCATGCCACAGGCAGAGGCGTCGCCAGGACGATGTGTCTCCACTCGATGGAGCAGGCAAGGAAAGCTGGCTTCCGAGCGATGCAATTCAACTTCGTGGTCAGTACAAACGAGCGAGCGGTGAAGCTGTGGCAGAGCCTCAATTTTGAGATCGTCGGCCGGCTTCAAGCGGCGTTTCAGCACCCCTCCCAGGGCTTCGTCGATGCTTTGGTGATGTTCGCCCCGTTGTGA
- a CDS encoding zinc ribbon domain-containing protein: MVSKGVRLSEKWFQRGLWVIALLFASCLIGLGALVVGDLPKVEKPVDAEQFMDQTRLRPVRAQIKADDEQLEANSDATQRAHDALSHAQNAYNSEHESFEAWIATRSATQQNDQNAEVLARTHTLDALKATQREMEKKVEVLESEQTDLQQQKAAHEKTLEEIRIAGQGGYDRAVARMELRVFGLRLLLTLPLLLLAVWLFLKRRKGPRWPFVWGFIFFALFTFFFELVPYLPSYGGYFRYLVGIALTVWGGNYAIAALRTYLEKQRAAEQRPEEDRRKDLGYEMAQMRLSKRICPACERPIDTSDVSGNFCMHCGLRVFENCPRCQTRQTSFSHFCRACGLVKNDAPPEEPLPPANPT; this comes from the coding sequence TTGGTCAGCAAGGGCGTTCGGTTGTCGGAGAAGTGGTTCCAGCGTGGTCTTTGGGTGATCGCGCTGCTGTTTGCCTCGTGCCTCATTGGCCTGGGTGCTCTTGTGGTCGGAGACCTGCCCAAGGTGGAAAAGCCGGTCGATGCGGAACAGTTTATGGATCAGACCCGCCTTCGACCGGTGCGGGCTCAGATCAAGGCCGACGATGAACAACTCGAGGCGAACAGTGACGCCACCCAACGCGCGCACGATGCACTTTCGCATGCGCAAAACGCCTACAACAGCGAGCACGAGAGCTTCGAGGCGTGGATAGCGACACGCTCGGCAACACAGCAGAACGACCAGAATGCCGAGGTGCTGGCACGCACGCACACGCTCGATGCCTTGAAGGCGACGCAGAGGGAGATGGAGAAGAAGGTCGAGGTGCTCGAGTCGGAGCAGACCGATCTGCAGCAGCAGAAAGCAGCGCACGAAAAGACCCTGGAAGAGATCAGGATTGCCGGTCAAGGGGGATATGACCGGGCAGTGGCCCGCATGGAGCTGCGCGTGTTCGGTCTGCGGCTTCTTCTTACGCTGCCGCTTCTGCTGCTGGCCGTATGGCTCTTTCTCAAGCGCCGCAAGGGACCGAGATGGCCCTTTGTGTGGGGCTTCATCTTCTTCGCCCTGTTCACGTTCTTCTTTGAGCTGGTGCCTTATCTGCCAAGCTACGGTGGATACTTCCGCTACCTGGTCGGCATTGCGCTGACGGTTTGGGGAGGCAACTACGCCATCGCCGCGCTGCGCACCTACCTTGAAAAACAGAGGGCCGCGGAGCAGAGGCCGGAGGAGGATCGGCGCAAGGATCTCGGGTATGAGATGGCGCAGATGCGTCTTTCGAAACGCATCTGCCCGGCTTGCGAGCGGCCCATCGATACTTCGGACGTGAGCGGCAACTTCTGCATGCACTGTGGCCTGCGGGTATTTGAGAACTGCCCCCGATGCCAGACGCGACAGACCTCGTTCTCCCACTTTTGCCGCGCGTGCGGACTGGTGAAGAACGACGCTCCCCCGGAAGAGCCTCTGCCGCCAGCCAACCCAACGTAA
- a CDS encoding 3-keto-disaccharide hydrolase, whose product MKILLTALLATALAAPLAAQGTKAFLGRWDITVTPATGKPYPQWIELTDTGGRIEGRVQPRGGAWHPITSAHMESGKLIVTVGEASPGSLLTWELTSTSPGKLAGTEMRGGVAGPMLAGLKAPSLDRPAPDKWTKPRALFDGKDLQGWEPIGNVDNNRWVARDGELVNDNPEVPGQRTHGAANIMTTETFQDFKLHIEVNCPEGGNSGIYLRGRYELQVGTEGGKLPSHEMGAIYSYFPPPEGAENGLGRWTTFDVTLVGRHVTVLRDGKMYHDNVEIPGPTGGALDSNEAEPGPFYLQGDHHGVIAYRNITISVPKK is encoded by the coding sequence ATGAAGATCCTGTTGACCGCTCTCCTGGCCACGGCGCTCGCCGCGCCCCTCGCCGCGCAGGGCACTAAAGCGTTCCTCGGCCGGTGGGACATCACGGTCACTCCCGCCACCGGCAAACCGTATCCGCAGTGGATCGAGCTGACAGATACAGGCGGCAGGATAGAAGGTCGCGTTCAGCCCCGGGGCGGCGCATGGCATCCCATCACCAGCGCTCACATGGAGTCAGGCAAACTGATCGTCACGGTCGGTGAGGCGAGCCCAGGTTCGCTACTCACCTGGGAGCTGACATCCACCAGCCCAGGCAAGCTGGCCGGCACGGAGATGCGCGGTGGGGTCGCCGGCCCCATGCTCGCCGGCCTGAAAGCCCCTTCGCTGGATCGTCCGGCGCCGGATAAGTGGACCAAACCCAGGGCACTCTTCGATGGCAAGGATCTCCAAGGCTGGGAGCCGATCGGCAACGTCGACAACAACAGATGGGTGGCGCGCGACGGCGAGCTGGTGAATGACAATCCCGAAGTCCCCGGTCAGCGAACCCACGGCGCTGCCAACATCATGACCACAGAAACGTTCCAGGATTTCAAACTGCATATCGAAGTGAACTGCCCGGAGGGTGGTAACAGCGGCATCTATCTTCGCGGCCGCTATGAGTTGCAGGTAGGCACCGAAGGCGGCAAACTGCCGTCGCATGAGATGGGAGCGATCTACAGCTACTTCCCGCCACCGGAGGGCGCCGAAAATGGTCTCGGGAGATGGACGACCTTCGACGTCACCCTCGTTGGCAGGCATGTGACGGTTCTGCGCGATGGCAAGATGTACCACGACAACGTCGAGATTCCCGGCCCAACCGGAGGTGCTCTCGACAGCAATGAGGCCGAGCCGGGACCGTTCTATCTGCAGGGCGATCACCACGGCGTCATCGCATACCGCAACATCACCATCTCCGTCCCGAAGAAGTAG
- a CDS encoding superoxide dismutase — MAFELPALPYDYTALEPTIDEATMKLHHDKHHQTYVTNLNGAVEKHPELGTKTPEELVADLASIPEDVRTVVRNNGGGHVNHTMFWEIMKPGGGGAPSGDIAEQITADFGDFETFKKTFNETTAKQFGAGWGWLVFEGGKLKIVTTPNQDTPLSSGLYPILGNDVWEHAYYLKYQNKRPDYLAAWWSVVNWDEINKRFAKAKK, encoded by the coding sequence ATGGCATTCGAACTTCCCGCACTGCCCTACGACTACACCGCGCTTGAGCCGACCATCGACGAAGCCACGATGAAGCTGCACCACGACAAGCACCACCAGACCTACGTGACCAACCTGAACGGCGCCGTCGAGAAGCACCCCGAGCTCGGCACGAAGACCCCGGAAGAGCTCGTCGCCGACCTCGCGTCGATCCCGGAGGACGTCCGTACAGTGGTCCGCAACAACGGTGGCGGCCACGTGAACCACACCATGTTCTGGGAGATCATGAAGCCGGGCGGCGGCGGAGCCCCCTCGGGCGACATCGCCGAGCAGATCACCGCCGACTTTGGCGACTTCGAAACGTTCAAGAAGACCTTTAACGAGACCACCGCGAAGCAGTTCGGCGCCGGCTGGGGCTGGCTGGTCTTCGAGGGCGGCAAGCTCAAGATCGTCACCACCCCCAACCAGGACACCCCTCTGTCCTCGGGCCTCTACCCTATCCTCGGCAACGACGTCTGGGAGCACGCCTACTACCTGAAGTATCAGAACAAGCGCCCCGACTACCTCGCCGCCTGGTGGAGCGTCGTCAACTGGGACGAGATCAACAAGCGCTTCGCCAAGGCCAAGAAGTAG
- a CDS encoding glycoside hydrolase family 15 protein — MSDLVSAYHWLDDDGPAFGGPGLEPRWTSSRKNAVITAYAASSRVWLTTSHGTLNEIYFPTIDKPQTRDMELLFTDERTFVHEEKRDFRYDFNYIDPDATAVRVTATAPGGLYKVTKEFISDPHHPVVLVNVKIEASPEVLATLKCYALLAPHLDGGGHGNSARSIQVAGQRALLAWKNNVSLAFGADCGFSRTSCGFVGSSDGFQDLQKNGKMTWQFGQALNGNLAVMGEIECCHNQQFTIAIALGDGHHAALAGMMQTLSTPYALHCKRFIEQWHRAEAPLRLAASSTDGGRLMRISHNMVLTHEDKTYSGAFIASASVPWGASKSDDDLGGYHLVWTRDMVQSATALLACGRIDTARRALVYLACTQHADGGFAQNFWIDGTPYWSGIQLDEVAFPIILAWRLWKVDGLGNFDVFPFVEAAASFLCRYAPVTQQERWEENAGYSPSTLAAVIAGLVCAADISRAHDATDVADSLEAYADWIESHLDEWTTTSDGVLLPEVKRHYIRITPPAPGEPFHNDSIPVGTIRIANRGPEEKSVFEAREVVDGGFLELVRYGIRRADDPLMIDTLKVIDATLKIETPNGVCWRRYNHDGYGQKKDGGPYDGWGQGRAWPLLGGERAHYELAAGKDVKSFITAFEKFASYGGMMPEQVWDHADLPEEGMFLGYSAGSAQPLVWCHAEYLKLLRSVADHKVFDNISVVEERYAKLAADRKFKSGVEIFRTSRILTTLPAGQTLRIADHSKFRVTWSKDNWATVEHLDSVQIGKAFYQADIPTAKDESGTITFTLEYPAENRWLGRNYDVAIVAPSALIDDPAPSQVTPSDGGIEVKVPATI; from the coding sequence ATGAGCGACCTTGTCTCCGCATACCACTGGCTTGACGATGACGGACCTGCTTTTGGCGGTCCTGGGCTGGAACCACGCTGGACCTCGAGCCGCAAGAACGCCGTCATTACGGCCTATGCGGCATCCAGCCGGGTCTGGCTCACCACGTCCCACGGCACCCTGAATGAAATCTACTTCCCGACGATCGATAAGCCGCAGACGCGCGACATGGAACTGCTTTTCACCGACGAGAGAACCTTCGTCCACGAGGAGAAGCGCGACTTCCGCTATGACTTCAACTACATCGATCCCGACGCCACGGCCGTGCGGGTGACGGCCACGGCTCCAGGCGGCCTGTACAAGGTGACGAAGGAGTTCATCTCGGATCCGCATCATCCAGTGGTGCTGGTAAATGTGAAGATCGAGGCTTCGCCCGAGGTGCTGGCTACGCTGAAGTGCTATGCGCTGCTCGCGCCGCATCTGGATGGAGGCGGCCATGGGAACTCGGCGCGGTCGATCCAGGTCGCGGGCCAAAGGGCTCTGCTGGCGTGGAAGAACAACGTCTCGCTGGCATTTGGGGCAGATTGCGGCTTTTCGCGGACCTCGTGCGGCTTTGTCGGGTCGTCGGACGGCTTCCAGGACCTGCAGAAGAATGGCAAGATGACGTGGCAGTTCGGCCAGGCGCTGAACGGCAACCTGGCGGTCATGGGCGAGATCGAGTGCTGCCACAACCAGCAGTTCACCATCGCGATTGCACTCGGCGACGGTCATCATGCTGCGCTGGCGGGGATGATGCAGACGCTTTCGACCCCCTATGCGCTTCATTGCAAAAGGTTTATCGAGCAATGGCATCGTGCGGAGGCACCTCTGAGGCTGGCTGCGTCCTCGACCGACGGCGGACGTTTGATGCGGATCTCGCACAACATGGTGTTGACGCACGAGGACAAGACGTATTCGGGCGCGTTTATCGCTTCGGCCTCGGTGCCCTGGGGGGCTTCGAAGTCGGATGACGACCTGGGCGGGTACCACCTGGTGTGGACGCGGGACATGGTGCAGTCTGCAACCGCTTTGCTGGCCTGCGGCCGCATCGATACCGCGCGGCGGGCACTGGTCTATCTGGCTTGTACGCAGCATGCGGACGGCGGATTTGCCCAGAACTTCTGGATCGATGGAACGCCCTACTGGTCGGGGATTCAGCTCGATGAGGTCGCTTTCCCAATCATCCTGGCCTGGCGGCTCTGGAAGGTGGATGGTCTGGGGAACTTCGATGTCTTCCCGTTTGTCGAAGCGGCGGCCTCATTCCTCTGCCGGTACGCTCCGGTGACGCAGCAGGAACGCTGGGAGGAGAATGCAGGGTACTCGCCTTCGACGCTGGCTGCGGTGATCGCCGGGCTGGTGTGCGCGGCGGATATCTCGCGGGCGCACGATGCGACCGATGTGGCGGACTCGCTGGAGGCGTATGCAGACTGGATCGAGTCCCATCTGGATGAGTGGACGACGACCTCGGACGGTGTGCTGCTGCCGGAGGTGAAGAGGCACTATATCCGGATTACGCCGCCCGCCCCGGGCGAGCCGTTCCATAACGATTCGATCCCCGTGGGAACGATTCGCATTGCAAACCGCGGCCCCGAAGAGAAGTCGGTCTTCGAGGCGCGCGAGGTGGTGGACGGCGGCTTCCTGGAGCTGGTGCGGTATGGCATTCGCCGTGCGGATGACCCGCTGATGATCGATACCCTGAAGGTGATCGACGCGACGTTGAAGATCGAGACTCCCAATGGCGTCTGCTGGCGCCGCTACAACCATGATGGATACGGCCAGAAAAAGGACGGCGGGCCGTACGACGGATGGGGACAGGGAAGGGCGTGGCCTCTGCTGGGCGGCGAACGAGCCCACTACGAGCTTGCCGCCGGGAAGGACGTCAAGAGCTTCATCACGGCGTTTGAGAAGTTTGCGTCCTACGGCGGCATGATGCCGGAGCAGGTCTGGGATCATGCGGATCTCCCGGAAGAGGGGATGTTCCTGGGGTATTCGGCAGGGTCGGCGCAGCCACTGGTGTGGTGCCACGCGGAGTATCTGAAGCTGCTGCGGTCGGTGGCGGATCACAAGGTCTTCGACAATATTTCGGTCGTCGAGGAGCGGTACGCAAAGCTTGCCGCGGACCGCAAGTTCAAGAGCGGGGTGGAGATCTTCCGGACGAGTCGCATTTTGACGACGCTCCCGGCGGGGCAGACGCTCAGAATTGCGGATCACTCGAAGTTCCGGGTGACCTGGTCGAAGGACAACTGGGCGACGGTGGAGCACCTGGATTCCGTGCAGATTGGCAAGGCCTTTTACCAGGCGGACATCCCGACCGCGAAGGATGAGAGCGGTACGATTACTTTCACGCTGGAGTACCCGGCCGAAAACCGGTGGTTGGGGCGGAACTACGATGTGGCGATCGTGGCGCCGAGCGCGCTGATCGACGATCCCGCGCCGTCGCAGGTGACTCCCAGCGACGGTGGGATCGAGGTGAAGGTTCCCGCTACGATTTAG
- the tkt gene encoding transketolase: MSDTSPELAQLAINTLRFLAVDAVEAAKSGHPGAPLGCAPIAYLLYHKIMKYNPTEPLWSDRDRFVLSNGHASALLYGVLHLTGYDLPISQLAAFRQWGSHTPGHPEYGETPGVEVTTGPLGQGLGMAVGLAIAEKHLAATYNHENHTPVDHYTYVLCGDGDLMEGISHESCSLAGTLNLGKLIVLYDDNLISLDGPTDLSYTEDVTKRFEAYHWHVQMVDDGNDLEAIESAILKAKAETTKPSLIRVRTVIGYGSPKAGTNKVHGEALGPEATKATKKNLGFPEDKNFYVPEEAGKHWLEAVEKGKKAQAEWQEKFEAFSKAYPELGEQYTRTFEGKLAEGWEKAIPVFPTEKGIATRNAGQVILNAVAKIVPELFGGAADLTASTKTIFKDSPSFHVDPKGRNVFFGVREFGMMAAVNGMASHGGLIPFGSTFFTFSDYCRSALRMGALESSHSLYIFTHDSIGLGEDGPTHQPIEHLMSLRAIPQLTDFRPADANETAAVWHLALARKSPSFMALSRQDLPVLDAEKYKVFEGTSKGAYVLENFGTDVILVAAGSEVAMIMKAALELKEAGILATVVSMPSFKIFEEQTEEYKMSIFPHGVPKISLEAGATMGWWKYIGRDGIAIGLDRFGASAPAPLVQDKLGISASAVVEAAKKLVKK; this comes from the coding sequence ATGAGCGATACCAGCCCAGAACTCGCACAGCTTGCCATCAACACGCTCCGCTTTCTAGCCGTCGACGCCGTGGAAGCGGCCAAGTCCGGCCACCCCGGAGCCCCCCTCGGCTGCGCGCCCATCGCCTACCTGCTGTACCACAAGATTATGAAGTACAACCCGACGGAGCCGCTTTGGTCCGACCGCGACCGTTTTGTGTTGTCGAACGGACACGCTTCGGCGCTGCTCTATGGCGTGCTGCACCTCACGGGTTACGATCTGCCGATCTCGCAACTGGCTGCGTTCCGGCAGTGGGGATCGCACACCCCCGGGCACCCGGAGTACGGCGAAACCCCCGGCGTCGAAGTCACGACCGGCCCGCTGGGACAGGGTCTCGGCATGGCCGTCGGTCTCGCGATTGCCGAAAAGCACCTGGCCGCCACCTATAACCACGAGAACCACACGCCGGTTGATCACTACACCTACGTCCTGTGCGGCGACGGCGACCTGATGGAAGGCATCTCGCACGAGTCCTGCTCGCTGGCCGGAACCCTGAATCTGGGCAAGCTGATCGTGCTGTACGACGATAACCTGATCTCGCTCGACGGACCCACCGACCTGAGCTACACCGAAGACGTGACCAAACGCTTTGAGGCGTATCACTGGCATGTGCAGATGGTGGACGACGGCAACGACCTCGAGGCGATCGAGTCCGCGATTCTGAAGGCCAAGGCCGAGACGACCAAGCCCTCGCTGATCCGCGTGCGGACGGTGATCGGTTACGGCAGCCCGAAGGCCGGTACGAACAAGGTGCATGGCGAAGCGCTCGGACCGGAAGCCACCAAGGCGACCAAGAAGAACCTCGGCTTCCCGGAGGACAAGAACTTCTACGTCCCGGAAGAGGCTGGCAAGCACTGGCTCGAGGCGGTGGAGAAGGGCAAGAAGGCTCAGGCCGAGTGGCAGGAGAAGTTCGAGGCGTTCTCGAAGGCCTACCCCGAGCTGGGCGAGCAGTACACCCGCACCTTCGAAGGCAAGCTGGCTGAAGGATGGGAGAAGGCGATTCCCGTCTTCCCGACCGAGAAGGGCATCGCAACCCGCAACGCCGGCCAGGTCATCCTGAACGCCGTGGCGAAGATCGTTCCCGAGCTGTTTGGCGGCGCGGCCGATCTGACCGCTTCGACCAAGACCATCTTCAAGGATTCGCCGAGCTTCCACGTCGATCCCAAGGGCCGCAACGTCTTCTTCGGCGTGCGCGAGTTCGGCATGATGGCCGCTGTGAACGGTATGGCGTCGCACGGCGGACTGATTCCGTTCGGCTCCACCTTCTTCACCTTCTCTGACTACTGCCGTTCGGCGCTCCGCATGGGCGCGTTGGAGTCGTCTCACTCGCTCTATATCTTCACGCACGATTCGATCGGTCTCGGCGAAGATGGCCCCACGCACCAGCCCATCGAGCACCTGATGAGCTTGCGCGCGATCCCTCAGCTTACTGACTTCCGCCCTGCGGACGCGAACGAGACCGCCGCTGTCTGGCACCTCGCGCTGGCCCGCAAGTCGCCTTCGTTCATGGCGCTTTCGCGTCAGGATCTGCCGGTTCTCGACGCCGAGAAGTACAAGGTGTTCGAGGGAACCTCGAAGGGCGCGTATGTGCTGGAGAACTTCGGCACGGACGTGATCCTCGTTGCGGCTGGTTCCGAAGTCGCGATGATCATGAAGGCGGCGTTGGAGCTGAAGGAAGCCGGGATTCTGGCGACCGTCGTCTCGATGCCCAGCTTCAAGATCTTCGAGGAGCAAACGGAGGAGTACAAGATGTCGATCTTCCCGCACGGTGTGCCGAAGATCTCGCTCGAAGCCGGTGCCACGATGGGCTGGTGGAAGTACATCGGACGCGACGGCATCGCGATCGGTCTGGATCGCTTCGGCGCCTCGGCGCCGGCACCTCTGGTGCAGGACAAGCTGGGAATCTCGGCTTCGGCTGTGGTTGAAGCGGCCAAGAAGCTGGTCAAGAAGTAA